A stretch of the Solanum dulcamara chromosome 6, daSolDulc1.2, whole genome shotgun sequence genome encodes the following:
- the LOC129893261 gene encoding protein LIGHT-DEPENDENT SHORT HYPOCOTYLS 10-like: MSNFDRGKELVEGSSRSPGDQPATPSRYESQKRRDWNTFGQYLRNQRPPVSMSQCNSNHVLEFLRYLDQFGKTKVHLQGCIFYGQPEPPAPCTCPLRQAWGSLDALIGRLRAAYEENGGPPETNPFASGAIRVYLREVKECQAKARGIPYKKKKKKVGASESKGDDDCTSSHPFS; encoded by the coding sequence atgtcaaATTTTGATAGAGGCAAAGAATTGGTTGAGGGATCATCAAGATCCCCGGGCGATCAACCCGCAACACCGAGTCGATACGAGTCTCAAAAACGACGTGATTGGAACACGTTTGGTCAGTACCTAAGGAATCAAAGGCCACCCGTTTCCATGTCCCAATGCAATAGCAACCACGTTCTCGAGTTCCTTCGGTACCTTGACCAGTTCGGGAAGACTAAGGTTCACTTACAAGGTTGCATCTTTTATGGTCAACCCGAGCCGCCAGCTCCCTGTACTTGTCCGTTGAGACAAGCTTGGGGGAGCCTGGATGCTCTCATCGGGCGGCTCAGAGCCGCTTATGAAGAGAACGGTGGCCCCCCCGAAACGAACCCCTTTGCGAGTGGCGCGATTCGGGTGTATCTAAGGGAAGTGAAAGAGTGTCAAGCAAAAGCAAGAGGAATTCCgtacaagaagaaaaagaagaaggttGGAGCTAGTGAGAGCAAAGGAGATGATGATTGCACTTCTTCTCATCCATTTTCTTGA
- the LOC129892615 gene encoding proteasome subunit alpha type-2-B-like — translation MGDSQYSFSLTTFSPSGKLVQIEHALTAVGSGQTSLGIKASNGVVIATEKKLPSILVDEASVQKIQTLTPNIGVVYSGMGPDSRVLVRKSRKSAEQYYRLYKEPIPVTQLVRETAAVMQEFTQSGGVRPFGVSLLVAGFDEGPQLYQVDPSGSYFSWKASAMGKNVSNAKTFLEKRYTEEMELDDAVHTAILTLKEGFEGQISSKNIEIGIIGTDKVFRILTPTEIDDYLQEVE, via the exons ATGGGTGATAGTCAGTATTCTTTCTCGCTTACGACTTTCAG CCCATCTGGAAAGCTTGTTCAGATCGAGCATGCCTTGACTGCTGTTGGATCTGGCCAAACATCACTCGGAATTAAAG CTTCTAATGGCGTTGTAATTGCTACTGAGAAGAAATTACCATCCATCTTAGTTGATGAAGCATCT GTGCAGAAAATTCAGACGTTGACACCAAATATTGGAGTTGTCTACAG TGGCATGGGCCCTGATTCTCGAGTTTTGGTTCGGAAAAGTAGAAAGTCAGCTGAGCAATATTACCGACTCTATAAA gaaccaatccctgtTACACAGCTGGTGAGGGAAACTGCTGCTGTCATGCAGGAATTCACCCAATCAGG TGGTGTAAGACCATTTGGTGTTTCACTCTTGGTTGCGGGATTTGATGAGGGTCCACAACTATATCAG gTGGATCCATCTGGTTCGTACTTCTCTTGGAAGGCTTCAGCAATGGGAAAGAATGTCTCTAATGCCAAGACATTTCTCGAGAAGAG GTACACGGAGGAAATGGAGCTCGATGATGCTGTACACACTGCTATACTTACATTGAAGGAGGG ATTCGAGGGACAGATCTCCAGCAAAAACATTGAGATTGGCATTATTGGAACAGACAAAGTATTCAG AATTCTCACTCCAACCGAAATAGATGATTACCTACAAGAAGTGGAATAG